A genome region from Triticum aestivum cultivar Chinese Spring chromosome 2B, IWGSC CS RefSeq v2.1, whole genome shotgun sequence includes the following:
- the LOC123044662 gene encoding succinate dehydrogenase subunit 3-2, mitochondrial, with amino-acid sequence MDKYHSNTRFAPLRDAPFALRGAFGTSNSSFNNMDGLRHSSSIGQARSYTSSPLGALRQKIPPSGNRSLHTSRPLSAPVANRPLSPHLPLKKPQLSATFSISHRIFGVALGAAIISIPLATRFSVMFEV; translated from the exons ATGGACAAGTATCACAGCAACACCCGCTTTGCACCCCTGAGAGACGCTCCATTTGCTCTCCGTG GTGCCTTTGGTACCTCCAACTCGTCTTTCAACAACATGGATGGCCTTAGACACTCCTCAAGCATTgggcaagcaaggagctacacatCTTCTCCCTTAGGAGCTCTGCGACAGAAGATTCCTCCATCTGGAAACCGATCCCTACATACAAGTCGTCCCCTGTCTGCTCCTGTTGCGAACCGCCCACTGTCTCcccatcttcctctgaagaagccACAGCTGAGCGCTACGTTCTCCATCTCACACCGTATATTTGGCGTCGCTCTGGGTGCTGCCATCATATCCATTCCTCTTGCTACCAGGTTCAGCGTCATGTTTGAGGTCTGA